The genomic region CCCTTATCGCCGGGGTCGGGTTGTTTGGGGCCGTAGTGGCTTATCTCACGGTAGTTTCGTTCGACTGGCGGACGGCTTATTTCATCGGGGGCGGCATGGGTCTGGCGCTGCTGCTGCTCCGCGTTTCGGTTTTCGAGTCGGGCATGTATCTGACAATAAAGGGAAAAAGCGTCGAGCGCGGTAATTTCTTTTTGCTTTTTACCAACCGGACGCTGCTGCTGCGGTATCTCCGCTGCATGGGGCTGGCCGTCCCGACCTACTTCGTTATCGGCATTCTGGCTACGTTCAGCAACGAATTTGGTAAAGCCCTTGGGCTGTCGGAGCCCGTGGTGGCGGGCCGCGCCGTTATGTTCACGTATATCGGTATGGCGGTAGGGGATCTGGCCAGCGGCCCGCTTAGCCAATGGCTGCACTCTCGCCGGAAAGCCATTGGACTGCTGATGGCGCTGAATCTGGTTCTGGTGGCCGCTTTTCTGCTGGGTGTGGTGCGGTCGGCGGAACCGTTCTACTGGCTTTGTCTGGCGCTGGGCTTTTCCATCGGTTACATCGCGCTTTTCCTGACCGTGGCGGCCGAACAGTTCGGGACCAACCTCCGGGCAACGGCGACCACCTCCATTGCCAACAACGTCCGGGCAACGACCCTGCTGACGATTCCCCTGTTTCAGTATTTAAAGACCTCGCTGGGTGCTCTGGGTGCAGCCGGACTTGTCGGAGCGCTTTGTTTTCTGATCTCGTTCTGGGCACTGGCGACGGTGGAAGAGACGCACGGAAAGGACTTAAATTATATTGACTAAATACTATTCATTGCTTAATTATTACTACTCATTTATCCCTAATGACCATTCAATCATAAATTTGTAACAATATCCTCCAGTCCGCTGTATATTTCAGTGCCAGGTCAGACCGACCGGCGCAAACACATATCCACACACAAACTGGAAGTTATGAAAGACACGACTGAAAGCCCAAACGGCTCACGCCTTGCTGTGCCCGTTTCTATTCAAATCCTGATCGGCGTTCTGCTGCTTATGCTGGCTTTGCTCTGGCACGGTAAGTACCGCGCGTACAAACCGGCAGGAAACGGACTTTCGGTGCAGTCTGTGCAAAGCATTCAAGTTTCGTTAACTCCGGAGAAACAGGGTTGACCGGCTCCGCAAAACGCTTAACACGAATTAAAAAGCGATTATAAATTGGGGTGAGTGTACGTAGGCTTCTGTCTGGCAATTGACGCCCGGGCAGAAGTTTTTATTTTATAACGCACTGATTAGTAAACAATTGATTGTCCAGAGAGAGGATTGTTAGATTTACTTTTATTCATCTATTCGAATTAAAGGGTATTTCCAATAAAAAATTGTACTTGCTTAAGTGGGTGGTGAGGTCTAATTTAGAAACCGAAACCTTAATAACCTACTACCTAACGTCATGAGAAAGCAGTACTTGGTTTTGTGGAGATACCGGATTCGGGTGAAAGAGGCAGTTCAACTGGTGGGGGTACTGCTGATTCTTGGTTTGTTGCATTCGTATCATACTCGCTACCATTCCGTCAAGCAGTCGTCGGCTATGGTTGCCCAGTATGCCTCGATTCATTAAGCGATAGCATTTATTAAATAAAGCAAAAGGCCCGTCTTCACCGACGGGCCTTTTTTGTTCCGAACCAGTCACCAATTCGATAAATCCGTCCATCCCTTTTTTTTTCCTCTCTTCCTGAAAGCGCGATTTCATCGGGAAAAGCTTACGTCTTTTCGGTGCAATGCTTAAAACGCAGTCTGCCGAATCGTAAACAGCAACTACTAACTCCCATGAAAAAGGTAATCTCAACTTTCGTCGCCGCACTGGCTCTGGCTCTCGTACCGGCCGTTCCTTATACGTCTTTTGCGCAGGAAGCTCCGCAGACCAGCCCGTCCTCTTCTTTCCAGGCGGTCGTG from Tellurirhabdus rosea harbors:
- a CDS encoding MFS transporter yields the protein MQTLTPSSRPAYAVLFSLPVLVAALGYFVDVYDLLLFSIVRVPSLKDMGLSEADVSRQGASILNWQQAGLLLGGILWGVLGDKRGRLSVLFGSIITYSLANIACGFVQDVPTYAGLRFVAGLGLAGELGAGITLVSEILPKELRSLGTSLIAGVGLFGAVVAYLTVVSFDWRTAYFIGGGMGLALLLLRVSVFESGMYLTIKGKSVERGNFFLLFTNRTLLLRYLRCMGLAVPTYFVIGILATFSNEFGKALGLSEPVVAGRAVMFTYIGMAVGDLASGPLSQWLHSRRKAIGLLMALNLVLVAAFLLGVVRSAEPFYWLCLALGFSIGYIALFLTVAAEQFGTNLRATATTSIANNVRATTLLTIPLFQYLKTSLGALGAAGLVGALCFLISFWALATVEETHGKDLNYID